ACCCGTGCGCCGGGACGTCGGTGTTGATGATCACGCACGAGGTGCGACCGCCGTGGAGCGCGTTCCCGATGATCTCGAGGTCGAGCGACCCGAGGCCCTGGATGCAGTCGTTGTGCGTCCACCCATCGGACTGCGTCGACGGCGACACGATCAGGTCGTGGATGTAGGTGCCCAGGATCCTCACGCGCTGTCGCGCAACTGCCTTCGTCGGTGTGTAGACCTGAAGGCCGTCGACGGCACCGGACAGGTCGCAGCGGATCACGTCGACGCCGCGGCCGCGGATGCAGGTCGACTGCTCCTCGGTCGCGAGGCCCGGGTCACCGACGGTCACGCGCGTGAACTCGACGAGGTTGCCGTGCGAGTTCTCAGCGTTGAACTGGATGCCGTTGATCTGCGTCGTCGACGGCTGCATGATCACCTCGACGTCGCGGATGATCACCCCGCTCTCCGCGGTGACGTTGATCCGCCCGTAGACCCTGATCCGCTCGGTCACGCCGGGCATGCTGATCGTGTACGTGTACGGAGACCCGGGCGACCCGAACGTCTGCGTCGGCGGGACGCGCGGCCCGGTGTTCTCCGCGGTCGGCTCGGTGATCTTGAGGTGGAACACGAGCCCGGGTCCGGGGATCGAAGGACGACCGCGCTGCCTCCACCTCCCGCCCCGCGCGACGCGGACGCCGACCACCGCGGCGAACCCCGTGAGCACGAACCCCCGAATGGTGGCCGCCGCGATCCGGGACGAGAACCGCTCCGCGGCGGACGCTGTCACCTGCCGCGTCGCGCGCATCACGCCCCGTCCTCCTCGTCGCCCCCCTCAGTCCACAGGTGCAGGTCCTCCATCCACGACGGCGGCGGCCCTCCGGGCAAGCCGACGAACGCGATAGTGTCGCCCTTCTCCGGGTCGTATCCCGCCGCGAGCGCAGCGTCCTTGTCCTCGAAGAGCCAGGTCTCCGTGTCGGGGTCGTAGAGGTTCGCCACGACCACCGGCGGCCGCGACGACGTCGACGCGGTGCCGGGTGTCGTCGAGTCGACGATCAGGCCGAGCTCGGCGAGCGTCGTCAGGAGGGACGCGAGCGCCTCGCCCGAGGCGCGTTCGCCGGTCACGGTCACCGGGAAGCCCAGGCCCGCGAGGAGTTGCTCGGCGGTCACGCCCCCGGTGTAGCCGACGACGCTCGACACCGCCGGCAGGGGCGCGGACACGCTCGGTAGGACGAGGCCCTTGCGCTGGATCTTGTCGAGGTCGAGCGTCGCCTGATTCTGGAGGGGCTGGAACCGGTACTCGTCGGTCTGCGTGCGGTTCCCGAACGCCACGGTGACCTTCACCGTGTAGTACCAGTACGTCACCGCGAGGCCGGTGTTCGGGTCGAGGACACCGGCCTGGTTGACGTGGATGAGCGGGAACGACAGGCCGTCGCCGACGGGGGCGACGGGGACCTCCTGCTGCCCGTACAGGGTCTCCCCCGTCGCGGACCACACCAGGTCGCGGTCCGCCTTGACCGTCGCGCTCTTGACCACGCCTGCGTTGCCGAGGATGTCCTTCGGCGGCGACTTCGTGACCGTGCACGTCGTGATGCCGGCAGGAAGAGCCACGGTGACCTCCCGTTCAGTGTGAGTCCTCGCACGCCGCAGCGGCGAGCGGAGACGGGTGCATTGACGGGCACTGCGTGCACGAGTGCAGCGGGATCGGCGGGACGAACTCGGGCGTCAGGCCGCGTGCGACCCTCGCCTCCCGCTCGGTCAGTCCGCGCAGCCGCGCGTTCTCAGCGACGAGGTCCGCGACGAGGTCGCAGCGGTCCGCGCACAGGGGCGTGCTCACCTCGACGTCCAGGGGCACGACGGGCAGTAGTGGAAGATGTCGTGGTACTCGGGCGTCGGGCATGCCGCGATCGCCGCCTGGCCCTCGTCGCTCAGCTGCTCGACTTCCGCGACCTCCGCCAGGACGGCATCCGCGGGCGTCAGCGCGTACACGGGGGTGCGCACGGAGCCGAGCACGATGCGCACGAGCCACAGCGGCAGGTGCCGCTCGAGGCGCCGCCAGACCCAGTACCAGAGCGCGATCACGAGCGTGACGACGAGGCCGAGCACGACGTCGGACGCGAGCACGTCCGCGAGCGCGTCGGCGATGTTGTCGGGGAGGTGGCCGGCGAGGACGGCCAGGAGGGCGGCGACGAGGGTGCCCCAGAGTGCGGGGACGGCCGTGCGCAGCGTCGCGACGGCGAGCTCGGAGAGGGCCTGGTGCTCGTCGGTCGAGGGGGTCGGTGCGGTCATGGCTAGCTCCTGACGGGCCGAGGGGGCGGGGGTGGCGGTGCCTGGCGGTAGATGTGGTCGATGAGCACGCGGCTGTACTCGCGCTCGTCCTCGAGCTCGTCGAGGAGCCGGTCGGCGCGGGCGGTGACGCGAGCGACCTCCGCGCGCAGGCCGTTGACGTCCTCCTGGAGCTGGTCGATCTGGGCGTCGCGGTCGGCGATCGTGTCGCGGCGCTGGGCGGCCTCGTCGCGGCGTGCTTCGCGCTCGTCGCCCTTGATGCCGGCGGCGCGGGAGGTGCGGGTGCCCCAGATCGCGGCGATGCCGGACAGGACGCCGCCTGCGCCGAGGACGTAGGAGACGATCTGGTCCGTGCTCACGGGCGGCCCTCCGCTCGCCGGGCCGCTCGCCGCCTCTCCATGCGTCGATGGGTGCGTGCGACGGTCACCGTGTTGACGTGGAACACCCAGCAGTCGAGGGCGCGGCGGCCCACGCCGAGCGCGCCGAGCGTCATCGCTGCGGCGGCGGACAGGCGGGTCGGGACCTCGTCGATGCTCACCCACACGGGGAGAGCGCGGGCGCCGAGCAGGAACACGAGGACCGAGGCAGCGATCCACTCCATCCGCCAGCGGCGTGCGATGACGCCGGCGAGCCCGAGGACGCTCATGGTGGCGATCGCCCAGGTGCTGATGTGGATCTGCAAGTCCGGGACGACCCCGACGATCGTCAGCGAGGGCGCGAAGGCGTCACCCGCTGCGACGAGGCCCGCGAGAACGTAGGACAGGAAGCACACGCACCACCCGACGACCTTTGCCCACCGCGGGAGGTGCCTGTCCGGGCTCACGACTGCGAGCGCTGCTGGAGGCGCTCGCCCAGGCCGTCGAGGATCTTCGCCGCGAGCGCGGCCGCGTCCTCGGCGGGGACTCCCCCGTTCGTGAGGATCGTCGTGATGTCGCCGGAGACGGCGGAGAGCTTGACGCCCTGCTCGCGCAGGAGGCGGACGATGCCCTCGCGGCCGTGCTTGCGGTCCCACGCGGTGTCGGCGGCCGCGGCGGTCGCCTGCTGGGCGGCGGTCTGCGCGTTCGCGTTGATGCGGCGCAGGAGCTTGTGCGTGTCGATGTCGTCGACGTCTGTGCCGGTGGGCTTGTAGGCCCAGACCGCCTGGGCGATCTCCTGAGGCGTGGGCATGTCGTCGTCCTCCTCGTGCGCGGGGGTGAGCGTGGCGACGAAGCGCGCCACGTCTCGGGCGGTCTTGCCCTTGGCGATGTCGAAGTGCATGGCGTCGCGCCAGCCGGGGTTGTAGTCGAGGCCCCAGGCGAAGAGACCGCCTGCCTCGGCGAGGATCTGACGGACCTTCTTGACGCCCTCGGTGCCCCACCCGCCGGTGCCGTACGTCGAGCTGTGCTTGCCGGCCTCGTACGGGTGCAGGTGCCCGTTCACGTCGACCGCGGTTCCGGACATGTGGTTCGAGCCGGGCGCGCCGCCGACCTGCTGGTTGTAGGCGGCGGACCGCCACCCGTTGACCTTGGTGACGCGCTCGACGCGGGCGTGGATCTGCTCGACGAGCCAGCTGAGCGCGATCGCGACGTCGCCGGTCAGGATCTGCGCGCCGTCGGCGTCGGCGGCCAGGTAGACGCGCGTGACCGCCGGCTCGTCGACGACGC
The sequence above is a segment of the Cellulomonas palmilytica genome. Coding sequences within it:
- a CDS encoding M15 family metallopeptidase; this encodes MATTNNDWRVVDEPAVTRVYLAADADGAQILTGDVAIALSWLVEQIHARVERVTKVNGWRSAAYNQQVGGAPGSNHMSGTAVDVNGHLHPYEAGKHSSTYGTGGWGTEGVKKVRQILAEAGGLFAWGLDYNPGWRDAMHFDIAKGKTARDVARFVATLTPAHEEDDDMPTPQEIAQAVWAYKPTGTDVDDIDTHKLLRRINANAQTAAQQATAAAADTAWDRKHGREGIVRLLREQGVKLSAVSGDITTILTNGGVPAEDAAALAAKILDGLGERLQQRSQS